Within Trichocoleus sp., the genomic segment GATGCGGCTGAGGAAGAAACTGGCAACCGAAGCGAGTTTATCGATCGGCTGTCCCTTGGCAACTCTCGCTTCCAGCCCAGCAATATAGGCATTAGCGGAACCAATATAGCTCTCGACGGAGAACAATAGCGTCACGTTGACGTTGATCCCTTCCGCAATCACCGCTTGAACCGCAGGCAGACCGGCATCAGTGCCGGGGATTTTGATCATGACATTGGGACGATCGATCGCCGCATAGTAACGCTTTGCTTCGCTGATTGTGGCTTCGGTGTCTTGAGCGATCGTTGGTGGCACCTCAATACTGACATAACCATCCAGCCCACCAGACTGTTCATAGATTGGGTGGAGAATATCACAAGCGTTACGAATGTCCTCAAACACTAGAGACTCGTAAATTTCTTGCAGCGGTTTGTTTGCCCGAATTGCAGCTTCAATATCTGCATCGTAAGTGGCATTCCCGACGATCGCCTTCTCAAAAATTGCCGGATTAGAAGTGATCCCGACGATTCCCCGCTCTGCAATCAGCCGTTTCAGTTCGCCGCTCTTGATCAAATCACGGGTCAGGTTGTCCATCCAAATGCTCTGACCGTACTGCTTGATTTCTAGAATAGGGTTTGTTGCTGTCATGGCTTCGCTCCTTCGATCGCTGCTGACTTCACAATAAAAGCTGTCTCAGGTTGCTGGATCAGCCTTTAGACGTTAGTATTTGCTGCTCCCGCAGTTCTCGGTTATGTTCTTCAACAAAGGACTCCACCAGGGTCACATCTTCAGTGCTGCCAATGACTAAAGGAGTCCGGGCATGAAGGCGATCGGGAATCACATCCAGAATCGGCTGCGTTCCGGTACTGGCTTTGCCGCCTGCTTGCTCGATCAAAAATGCCAACGGCGCAGATTCATACAGTAAGCGCAGTTTGCCTTCGGGTTTCTTCACAGTGCCCGGATAAAGGAACACCCCACCCTGAAACAGAATTCGGTGAATGTCGCCGACGAGTGCGCCGCTGTACCTTGCCGTGTAGCCTTCATGCCGATGCACATAGCGGGTGTAGTCTCGAATCGACTCTTCCCACTGCCAGAAGTTACCTTCGTTGACGCTGTACACAGGTCCGTGGCTGGGGATCTGAATGTTTTCGCTGGACAAGATGAATTCACCCAGGCTGGGATC encodes:
- the tal gene encoding transaldolase, which translates into the protein MTATNPILEIKQYGQSIWMDNLTRDLIKSGELKRLIAERGIVGITSNPAIFEKAIVGNATYDADIEAAIRANKPLQEIYESLVFEDIRNACDILHPIYEQSGGLDGYVSIEVPPTIAQDTEATISEAKRYYAAIDRPNVMIKIPGTDAGLPAVQAVIAEGINVNVTLLFSVESYIGSANAYIAGLEARVAKGQPIDKLASVASFFLSRIDINIDARIDKMLVGVDRIEKKAKLTAIKGKVAIANAKLAYQEYKKIINSDRWKALAEKGANVQRLLWASTSTKNPDYNDVMYVDELVGQDTVNTLPPATIEACADHCDVADRIESNVDQAHNVIESLKDPDINIDLDEVMVELLDDGIAKFVQPFNSLMASLQEKIDRLAPAA